A genomic stretch from Centroberyx gerrardi isolate f3 chromosome 10, fCenGer3.hap1.cur.20231027, whole genome shotgun sequence includes:
- the cytip gene encoding cytohesin-interacting protein — translation MQSTMNFNGLHCQGSQENYILDNSLRKKSTLWYRRSMKGHNDRLRQNTGTLPRGWKQTKPTCSNSLVDYSDPQRTSIVLEKQDNETFGFEIQTYGLQLKNSSAVEMCTFVCRVQEDSAAESAGLTTGDVIVTINGASIEGSSHQHIVDLIRESTNLLKMETVCGTIVKRIELEKKMSLLKQTLREKWVELQALTLQEKCLMRGNLNDSSLHLSQDSLAFLDSPTGRCGQRISSDSSYRSVMTEDSDQASVFGDLSSPSPCSAASTTDDSCFFSRDFPPQEGSSRTSSGPGHHRILSRTSSSSLAGSSSSLSPTWEETRASSLFGTLPRKSRRGSVRKHILKLLPGLYRSVEEEELGPNTQAAAPLAAQPSLTAMNY, via the exons ATGCAGTCCACCATGAATTTCAATGGACTTCATTGCCAGGGCAGCCAGGAGAATTACATTCTGGACAATTCTCTGAGGAAGAAAAGTACTCTTTGGTACCGACGTTCGATGAAGGGACATAATGACAGACTCCGCCAGAATACAGGAACTCTGCCTAGAGGATGGAAACAG ACCAAACCAACTTGCTCCAACTCACTGGTTGATTACTCCGACCCTCAGAG GACCAGTATTGTATTGGAGAAGCAAGACAATGAAACTTTTGGATTTGAAATTCAG ACCTATGGCCTGCAGCTGAAGAACAGCTCTGCAGTGGAGATGTGTACGTTTGTGTGCAGAGTGCAGGAGGACAGCGCTGCTGAGAGTGCAGGCCTAACCACAG GTGATGTTATCGTCACCATCAACGGGGCGAGCATTGAAGGATCGTCTCATCAGCACATAGTTGACCTGATTCGAGAATCCACCAACTTACTGAA GATGGAGACCGTATGTGGGACTATTGTGAAGCGGATTGAGCTGGAGAAGAAGATGAGCTTGCTAAAG CAAACACTACGAGAGAAATGGGTGGAGTTGCAAGCGCTCACATTACAAGAAAAATGTCTTATGcgag GTAACTTGAACGACAGCAGCCTCCACCTCTCCCAAGACTCTCTGGCGTTCCTCGACTCCCCCACAGGCCGGTGTGGTCAGCGTATTTCTAGTGACAGCAGCTACAGGAGCGTGATGACTGAGGACAGTGACCAGGCCAGTGTGTTTGGTGACCTGAGCTCTCCCAGCCCCTGCAGCGCAGCCAGCACCACAGACGACAGCTGCTTCTTCTCCAGAGATTTCCCACCACAGGAGGGCTCCAGCAGGACGTCGTCTGGTCCCGGCCATCATCGCATCCTCAGCCGCACCAGCAGCTCCAGTTTGgccggcagcagcagctccctcTCCCCTACCTGGGAGGAAACCAGGGCCTCTTCCCTGTTTGGTACCCTCCCCAGGAAAAGCAGGCGAGGCAGTGTCCGCAAACACATTCTCAAGTTACTTCCCGGACTCTACCGATCAGTTGAAGAAGAAGAGTTGGGACCAAACACCCAGGCTGCAGCTCCACTGGCAGCTCAGCCTTCTTTGACAGCAATGAACTACTGA
- the acvr1c gene encoding activin receptor type-1C isoform X2: MTRPRKHGIEAALIFLSVAQLTAALKCVCQLCTNHTCETGADGACWNSVMLIDGKEETVKSCLSPSEMKGQVFCYSSRNVSKRNCCFTDFCNNETLHLYPERPLEEPGWGRLELTVVILVPSCLLCVGILLGVFAVQGQRCAYGRAHKQDAEEPLDDQMLMSPDKCLKDLIYDMSTSGSGSGLPLLVQRTIARTIVLQETIGKGRFGEVWRGKWRGEDVAVKIFSSRDERSWFREAEIYQTIMLRHENILGFIAADNKDNGSWTQLWLVSEYHEHGSLFDYLNRYTVSVEGMIVLASSIASGLAHLHMEIIGTQGKPAIAHRDIKSKNVLVKRNGTAVIADLGLAVKHNSNTNTIDIPSNHRVGTKRYMAPEILDEKINMSSFESFKRADIYSLGLVFWELARRCSVRGLHEDFQLPYYDLVPSDPSIEDMRKVVCDQKLRPNIPNQWQSCEALRVMGKLMRECWYANPAARLTALRVKKTVSQVTVIKDVKD, from the exons ATGACTCGTCCCAGGAAGCACGGCATTGAAGCGGCGTTGATCTTCCTGTCTGTCGCCCAGCTGACTGCAG ctctgaagtgtgtgtgccaGCTGTGTACCAACCACACCTGTGAGACGGGTGCGGACGGGGCCTGCTGGAACTCTGTGATGCTGATCGATGGGAAGGAGGAGACGGTGAAGTCCTGCCTGTCGCCCTCCGAGATGAAGGGCCAGGTCTTCTGCTACAGCTCCCGCAACGTCTCCAAGAGGAACTGCTGCTTCACCGACTTCTGCAACAACGAGACTCTGCACCTATATCCAG AGAGGCCTTTGGAGGAGCCAGGCTGGGGCAGACTGGAGCTCACTGTGGTGATCCTGGTGCCGTCCTGCCTGCTATGTGTGGGCATCCTGCTGGGGGTGTTTGCTGTGCAGGGCCAGCGCTGTGCCTATGGCAGAGCCCACAAGCAGGACGCAGAGGAGCCTCTGGACGACCAGATGCTTATGTCACCTGACAAATGTCTCAAAGATCTGATCTATGACATGAGTACCTCGGGGTCTGGCTCAG GGCTGCCGCTGCTGGTCCAGCGAACCATAGCGCGGACCATCGTCCTGCAGGAGACCATTGGGAAGGGTCGATTCGGGGAGGTGTGGCGGGGCAAATGGCGAGGAGAGGATGTGGCAGTGAAGATCTTCTCCTCCAGAGACGAGAGGTCCTGGTTCCGCGAGGCTGAGATTTATCAGACCATCATGCTTAGGCATGAGAACATCTTGGGCTTCATTGCTGCTGACAACAAAg ACAACGGCTCGTGGACTCAGCTGTGGCTGGTGTCAGAGTACCACGAGCACGGCTCCCTGTTCGACTACCTGAACAGGTACACTGTCTCTGTGGAAGGCATGATCGTCCTGGCTTCGTCCATAGCCAGCGGCCTGGCACACCTCCACATGGAAATCATTGGCACTCAGG GGAAGCCTGCCATTGCCCACAGAGACATCAAGTCTAAAAATGTCCTGGTGAAGAGGAATGGCACAGCGGTCATCGCAGATTTGGGTCTGGCTGTGAAACACAACTCCAACACCAACACCATAGACATACCGTCCAACCACAGAGTGGGAACCAAGAG GTACATGGCCCCAGAAATCCTGGATGAAAAAATTAACATGAGCAGCTTTGAGTCATTCAAGCGGGCGGATATCTACTCCCTGGGCCTGGTGTTCTGGGAACTGGCCCGGAGATGCTCCGTCAGGG GACTTCATGAAGATTTCCAGCTGCCTTATTATGACCTGGTGCCTTCAGATCCGTCCATCGAGGACATGAGAAAGGTGGTGTGTGACCAGAAACTGAGACCCAACATTCCTAACCAGTGGCAGAGCTGTGAG GCTCTGCGTGTGATGGGCAAACTGATGAGAGAGTGCTGGTACGCCAACCCTGCTGCTCGACTCACTGCGCTGCGGGTCAAGAAAACTGTGTCTCAGGTGACAGTCATCAAGGACGTCAAAGATTAG
- the acvr1c gene encoding activin receptor type-1C isoform X1, giving the protein MTRPRKHGIEAALIFLSVAQLTAALKCVCQLCTNHTCETGADGACWNSVMLIDGKEETVKSCLSPSEMKGQVFCYSSRNVSKRNCCFTDFCNNETLHLYPGTFGNNPGWGRLELTVVILVPSCLLCVGILLGVFAVQGQRCAYGRAHKQDAEEPLDDQMLMSPDKCLKDLIYDMSTSGSGSGLPLLVQRTIARTIVLQETIGKGRFGEVWRGKWRGEDVAVKIFSSRDERSWFREAEIYQTIMLRHENILGFIAADNKDNGSWTQLWLVSEYHEHGSLFDYLNRYTVSVEGMIVLASSIASGLAHLHMEIIGTQGKPAIAHRDIKSKNVLVKRNGTAVIADLGLAVKHNSNTNTIDIPSNHRVGTKRYMAPEILDEKINMSSFESFKRADIYSLGLVFWELARRCSVRGLHEDFQLPYYDLVPSDPSIEDMRKVVCDQKLRPNIPNQWQSCEALRVMGKLMRECWYANPAARLTALRVKKTVSQVTVIKDVKD; this is encoded by the exons ATGACTCGTCCCAGGAAGCACGGCATTGAAGCGGCGTTGATCTTCCTGTCTGTCGCCCAGCTGACTGCAG ctctgaagtgtgtgtgccaGCTGTGTACCAACCACACCTGTGAGACGGGTGCGGACGGGGCCTGCTGGAACTCTGTGATGCTGATCGATGGGAAGGAGGAGACGGTGAAGTCCTGCCTGTCGCCCTCCGAGATGAAGGGCCAGGTCTTCTGCTACAGCTCCCGCAACGTCTCCAAGAGGAACTGCTGCTTCACCGACTTCTGCAACAACGAGACTCTGCACCTATATCCAGGTACCTTCGGCAACAAT CCAGGCTGGGGCAGACTGGAGCTCACTGTGGTGATCCTGGTGCCGTCCTGCCTGCTATGTGTGGGCATCCTGCTGGGGGTGTTTGCTGTGCAGGGCCAGCGCTGTGCCTATGGCAGAGCCCACAAGCAGGACGCAGAGGAGCCTCTGGACGACCAGATGCTTATGTCACCTGACAAATGTCTCAAAGATCTGATCTATGACATGAGTACCTCGGGGTCTGGCTCAG GGCTGCCGCTGCTGGTCCAGCGAACCATAGCGCGGACCATCGTCCTGCAGGAGACCATTGGGAAGGGTCGATTCGGGGAGGTGTGGCGGGGCAAATGGCGAGGAGAGGATGTGGCAGTGAAGATCTTCTCCTCCAGAGACGAGAGGTCCTGGTTCCGCGAGGCTGAGATTTATCAGACCATCATGCTTAGGCATGAGAACATCTTGGGCTTCATTGCTGCTGACAACAAAg ACAACGGCTCGTGGACTCAGCTGTGGCTGGTGTCAGAGTACCACGAGCACGGCTCCCTGTTCGACTACCTGAACAGGTACACTGTCTCTGTGGAAGGCATGATCGTCCTGGCTTCGTCCATAGCCAGCGGCCTGGCACACCTCCACATGGAAATCATTGGCACTCAGG GGAAGCCTGCCATTGCCCACAGAGACATCAAGTCTAAAAATGTCCTGGTGAAGAGGAATGGCACAGCGGTCATCGCAGATTTGGGTCTGGCTGTGAAACACAACTCCAACACCAACACCATAGACATACCGTCCAACCACAGAGTGGGAACCAAGAG GTACATGGCCCCAGAAATCCTGGATGAAAAAATTAACATGAGCAGCTTTGAGTCATTCAAGCGGGCGGATATCTACTCCCTGGGCCTGGTGTTCTGGGAACTGGCCCGGAGATGCTCCGTCAGGG GACTTCATGAAGATTTCCAGCTGCCTTATTATGACCTGGTGCCTTCAGATCCGTCCATCGAGGACATGAGAAAGGTGGTGTGTGACCAGAAACTGAGACCCAACATTCCTAACCAGTGGCAGAGCTGTGAG GCTCTGCGTGTGATGGGCAAACTGATGAGAGAGTGCTGGTACGCCAACCCTGCTGCTCGACTCACTGCGCTGCGGGTCAAGAAAACTGTGTCTCAGGTGACAGTCATCAAGGACGTCAAAGATTAG
- the LOC139923018 gene encoding activin receptor type-1-like, whose product MFLLVFIVLVLPYSSMEDEGSVRNYECVCDGSSCSSGERCFGQQCFTSVSILNGTSVQQKGCIVGNGGGPISCGGPPTPELVVECCHGELCNMNVSVELPVRDLEVSSGRPVLRDQECACEGGLCEDGNRCTGQQCFSSLKMIDGVAVQQKGCLRDDEEGRATCATPPSPAHVVKCCQGHLCNMNVTVQAAGKEEDVKPLVKEEHECVCEGSSCVTGERCMGHQCFSSLTVNGGSLVYQKGCFKVYEQSRMTCKTPPSRDQIVECCHGHLCNMNSTVELPVQAGQLPSYSVTTLAIVIVAPVIVLIVLSAIAILVFRRIHHNQMERLTARDAEYGTIDGLIASNVGESTLADLLDHSCTSGSGSGLPFLVQRTVARQITLNECVGKGRYGEVWRGQWQGESVAVKIFSSRDEKSWFRETEIYNTVLLRHENILGFIASDMTSRNSSTQLWLITHFHEMGSLYDYLQLSTLDASSCLRMALSIASGLAHLHVEIFGTQGKPAIAHRDLKSKNILVNKNGQCCIADLGLAVMHFQDTNELDVGNNPKVGTKRYMAPEVLDDSIQMDCFESYKRVDIWALGLVLWEIARRTVSNGIVEDYKPPFHDVVPSDPSFEDMKKVVCVDQQRPNIPNRWFSDPTLTSMAKLMKECWYQNPSARLTALRIKKTLTKIDNSLDKIKTDI is encoded by the exons ATGTTTCTTTTGGTCTTCATCGTCCTGGTCCTTCCCTATTCTAGCATGGAAG ATGAGGGCAGCGTGAGGAactatgagtgtgtatgtgacgGATCATCTTGCAGCAGCGGGGAGCGATGTTTTGGTCAGCAGTGCTTCACCTCCGTCTCCATACTGAACGGGACATCGGTCCAGCAGAAAGGCTGCATTGTGGGTAATGGAGGAGGGCCCATAAGCTGTGGTGGCCCACCAACTCCCGAGCTGGTGGTAGAGTGCTGCCATGGCGAATTATGTAACATGAACGTCTCTGTGGAGCTACCAGTGAGAG ATTTAGAAGTGTCTTCTGGCAGACCAGTCCTGAGAGACCAGGAGTGTGCGTGTGAGGGCGGTTTGTGTGAGGACGGCAATCGCTGTACGGGCCAGCAATGTTTCTCCTCCCTGAAAATGATTGACGGGGTGGCGGTCCAACAGAAGGGCTGCCTGAGGGATGACGAGGAGGGCAGAGCCACCTGTGCCACGCCGCCCTCACCAGCCCATGTTGTCAAGTGCTGCCAGGGCCATCTGTGTAACATGAACGTCACTGTGCAAGCTGCAGGGAAAG AGGAGGATGTGAAGCCCCTGGTCAAGGAggagcatgagtgtgtgtgcgagggaAGCTCGTGTGTGACCGGGGAACGCTGTATGGGCCACCAGTGTTTCTCGTCTTTGACGGTGAATGGTGGCTCCCTGGTGTACCAGAAAGGCTGCTTTAAGGTCTATGAGCAGAGCAGGATGACCTGCAAGACGCCACCCTCCAGAGACCAGATTGTGGAGTGCTGCCATGGACACCTGTGTAACATGAACAGCACTGTGGAGCTGCCTGTCCAAG CGGGTCAGCTGCCCAGCTACAGCGTGACCACTCTGGCTATCGTCATTGTGGCGCCTGTCATCGTCCTCATCGTCCTGTCTGCGATCGCAATCCTGGTCTTTAGACGCATCCACCACAACCAAATGGAGAGACTAACGGCACGAGACGCTGAATATGGAACCATCGACGGCCTCATAGCCTCCAATGTCGGGGAGAGCACTCTGGCG GATCTGCTGGATCATTCCTGCACTTCAGGAAGTGGATCTGGGCTGCCATTCCTTGTTCAGAGAACTGTTGCTCGACAAATCACGCTCAATGAGTGTGTGG GTAAGGGCCGTTATGGTGAGGTGTGGAGGGGTCAGTGGCAGGGAGAGAGTGTTGCTGTGAAGATTTTCTCCTCCAGAGATGAGAAATCCTGGTTCCGAGAGACTGAGATCTACAACACAGTGCTGCTGAGACACGAGAACATCCTGG GCTTCATAGCTTCAGACATGACTTCCAGGAACTCCAGCACTCAGCTGTGGCTGATCACTCACTTCCATGAGATGGGCTCCCTGTATGACTACCTTCAGCTCAGCACCCTAGATGCTTCCAGCTGCCTCCGTATGGCGCTCTCCATTGCAAGTGGCTTGGCACACCTCCACGTGGAGATCTTCGGCACTCAGGGCAAACCAGCCATTGCCCACCGAGACCTCAAGAGCAAAAATATACTGGTTAACAAGAATGGACAGTGCTGCATCGCTGACCTGG GTCTGGCTGTCATGCATTTCCAAGACACCAACGAGTTAGACGTGGGGAACAACCCTAAAGTGGGCACAAAGCGCTACATGGCCCCAGAGGTGCTAGACGACTCCATCCAAATGGACTGCTTCGAGTCCTACAAGAGAGTGGACATCTGGGCGCTGGGCCTGGTGCTGTGGGAGATCGCCAGGAGGACCGTCAGCAATG GCATCGTGGAAGACTACAAGCCACCTTTCCATGACGTGGTCCCTAGTGATCCCAGTTTTGAGGATATGAagaaggttgtgtgtgtggaccagCAGAGGCCCAACATCCCAAACAGATGGTTCTCAGACCCA ACTTTAACTTCCATGGCTAAACTTATGAAGGAGTGCTGGTACCAGAATCCATCGGCCAGATTAACGGCATTACGCATCAAAAAGACTCTGACAAAGATCGACAACtctctggacaaaatcaaaacagacatttga